One region of Turicibacter bilis genomic DNA includes:
- a CDS encoding NfeD family protein — protein sequence MVSLTSLVLGIPFTWLWFWIAIAFAVIEALTLGIVSIWFAIGALVAMLFAFVIDSFIVQLLIFLGVSLVLVATTRKVAVEKLKIGQVKTNVDELIGKEAVVVKEIRPYTTGEVKLDGKVWRAMSESKQVYKVDEIVTVLRIEGVTIIIK from the coding sequence ATGGTCAGTTTAACGAGTTTGGTTTTGGGGATTCCTTTCACATGGCTATGGTTTTGGATTGCTATTGCCTTTGCTGTTATTGAAGCATTGACTTTAGGGATTGTTTCAATTTGGTTTGCAATCGGAGCTTTAGTTGCCATGTTATTTGCCTTTGTTATTGATTCATTTATAGTTCAACTCCTTATCTTTTTGGGAGTCTCATTAGTCTTAGTGGCGACCACTCGAAAAGTAGCTGTTGAAAAGTTAAAAATCGGTCAAGTCAAAACAAATGTTGATGAGTTGATTGGAAAAGAAGCTGTGGTAGTAAAAGAGATTAGGCCTTATACGACCGGTGAAGTAAAGCTTGATGGTAAAGTATGGCGTGCGATGTCAGAAAGTAAACAAGTATATAAAGTAGATGAAATTGTGACTGTGTTACGTATTGAAGGAGTCACAATTATCATTAAATAA
- the xerC gene encoding tyrosine recombinase XerC produces MRELVNRYLEYLTYEKRYSTHTILNYKKDLEEWQSFCKQELIEPLDVEYSEVRAYLNYCYTHQLNRSTVSRKLSSLRSYYQFLLKEGVISHNPFSMIKAPKGGQVLPKFLYEEEMVALFESIDQSTVLGCRNYALLEILYATGIRVSECCGLTLKQLDFETGMMLVHGKGGKDRYIPLGEFAVESIQAYLQQSRPRLLKKSKIETDYLFLNHYGLPLTERGVRDILNRLTKQTANHIKLAPHMIRHTFATHLLNHGADLRAVQELLGHEHLSSTQIYTHVSKEHLKQAYALAHPRAKKMENK; encoded by the coding sequence ATGAGAGAACTGGTTAATCGTTATCTAGAGTATTTAACGTACGAGAAGCGTTATTCAACTCATACGATTTTAAATTACAAAAAAGACTTAGAGGAATGGCAATCTTTTTGTAAGCAGGAGCTGATTGAGCCGTTAGATGTGGAGTATAGCGAAGTCCGTGCGTATTTAAATTATTGCTACACGCATCAATTGAATCGAAGTACAGTGAGTCGTAAACTTTCATCTTTACGTTCGTATTATCAGTTCTTATTAAAGGAGGGTGTCATTTCTCATAATCCTTTTTCGATGATTAAGGCACCTAAAGGAGGACAAGTTTTACCAAAGTTTTTATATGAGGAAGAAATGGTTGCCTTATTTGAAAGTATTGATCAATCAACGGTACTAGGATGTCGAAATTATGCATTATTGGAAATCCTATATGCCACAGGTATCCGTGTTTCAGAGTGCTGTGGCTTAACCTTAAAACAATTAGATTTTGAAACAGGGATGATGTTAGTACACGGTAAGGGTGGGAAAGATCGATATATTCCATTAGGGGAATTTGCAGTGGAATCAATCCAAGCATATTTACAACAGAGTCGACCTAGGTTACTAAAAAAATCAAAGATTGAAACCGATTATTTATTTTTGAATCATTATGGACTGCCATTAACAGAACGAGGGGTAAGAGATATTTTAAATCGATTAACGAAACAAACGGCAAATCATATTAAGTTGGCTCCACATATGATTCGCCATACGTTTGCGACACATTTATTAAATCATGGAGCAGATTTGCGGGCTGTGCAAGAACTGTTAGGTCATGAGCATTTATCGAGCACTCAAATTTATACGCATGTTTCGAAAGAACATTTAAAGCAAGCCTATGCGTTAGCACACCCGCGCGCTAAAAAGATGGAAAATAAATGA
- the trmFO gene encoding FADH(2)-oxidizing methylenetetrahydrofolate--tRNA-(uracil(54)-C(5))-methyltransferase TrmFO, giving the protein MKFVNVIGAGLAGSEAAYQLAKRGIQVKLYEMRPVKNTPAHHTQNFAELVCSNSLRADGLANAVGVLKEEMRILDSLIMKAADANAVPAGGALAVDREGFSGQITEFLSNHPNIEVIREELTEIPEGPTIVATGPLTSDALSAYIREMTGHNSFYFYDAAAPIIEKDSINFDKVYLKSRYDKGEAAYLNCPMSEEEFNAWHEALINAEVVPVKEFEKEVFFEGCMPIEVMAKRGRQTVLFGPMKPVGLEDPKTGETPYAVVQLRQDNAAGTLYNLVGFQTHLKWGEQKRIVQMIPGLENAEIVRYGVMHRNSFINSPVLLRPTYQFKTREDLFFAGQLTGVEGYVESAASGMVAGINMAKYMLGEELIEFPRETAMGSMAYYITHTSQDGFQPMNANFGLFLDLPGRVKKKEKKALYAARAIEKINECKELI; this is encoded by the coding sequence ATGAAATTTGTAAATGTTATTGGAGCAGGTTTAGCTGGTTCGGAAGCCGCTTATCAATTAGCTAAACGTGGAATTCAAGTTAAGTTATATGAAATGCGCCCAGTGAAAAATACACCTGCGCATCACACACAAAACTTCGCAGAGTTAGTTTGTTCAAATTCACTTCGTGCAGATGGGTTAGCAAACGCTGTTGGAGTATTAAAAGAAGAGATGCGTATTTTAGATTCATTAATCATGAAGGCAGCCGATGCGAATGCGGTTCCTGCAGGTGGAGCATTAGCAGTTGACCGTGAAGGATTTTCAGGACAAATTACAGAATTCTTAAGTAATCATCCAAATATTGAAGTCATTCGTGAAGAGTTAACTGAAATTCCTGAGGGACCAACGATTGTTGCAACAGGACCATTAACGAGTGATGCTTTAAGTGCATATATTCGTGAAATGACAGGACATAACTCATTCTACTTCTATGATGCAGCAGCTCCAATTATTGAAAAAGATTCAATTAATTTTGATAAAGTTTATTTAAAATCTCGTTATGACAAAGGAGAAGCCGCTTATTTAAACTGTCCAATGTCAGAAGAAGAGTTTAATGCTTGGCATGAAGCTTTAATCAATGCAGAAGTCGTTCCAGTTAAAGAATTTGAAAAAGAAGTCTTCTTTGAAGGATGTATGCCAATCGAAGTAATGGCGAAACGTGGTCGCCAAACGGTTTTATTTGGACCAATGAAACCGGTAGGGCTTGAAGATCCAAAAACAGGAGAGACACCTTATGCTGTTGTTCAGTTACGTCAAGATAATGCAGCGGGAACTTTATACAACTTAGTAGGATTCCAAACGCATTTAAAATGGGGAGAACAAAAACGTATTGTTCAAATGATTCCGGGATTAGAAAATGCTGAAATCGTACGCTATGGAGTTATGCATCGTAATTCATTCATTAACTCACCAGTATTACTTCGCCCAACATACCAATTTAAAACACGTGAAGATTTATTCTTTGCGGGGCAATTAACAGGGGTTGAAGGATACGTTGAATCGGCAGCATCAGGAATGGTAGCTGGAATTAACATGGCGAAATACATGTTAGGTGAAGAATTAATTGAATTCCCACGTGAAACAGCTATGGGATCAATGGCTTACTATATTACTCATACGTCTCAAGATGGTTTCCAACCAATGAATGCGAACTTCGGATTATTCTTAGACTTACCAGGACGTGTTAAGAAAAAAGAGAAAAAAGCTCTTTATGCTGCACGCGCCATTGAAAAAATCAATGAATGTAAAGAATTAATCTAA
- the topA gene encoding type I DNA topoisomerase has product MGKNLVIVESPAKAKTIENYLGSDYVVLSSVGHIRDLATTGPGGLGVDVEDHFKPNYKNVTGKSKVIKELKQAAKNSDAVYLATDPDREGEAISWHLADVLGLDVDLERRVVFNEITKDAILEAFKHPRAIDMDLVRSQESRRILDRIIGFKLSKLLQSKIKSKSAGRVQSVALKLIVEREKEIQKFVSEEYWSVHAMFERESAKIEAELVKKANKKISIANEDEVKAILAELSDPYVVEKVEKKNKSKQPKLPFITSTLQQEAASKLGYNAKKTMTIAQKLYEGVNIGSETVGLITYMRTDSTRLADNFVDATKSFIKQNYGANYVKTGSTNAKKVKNAQEAHEAIRPSSVARTPEEMKPYLKRDELRLYKLIWERAVASLMKSATVEATTIEVRSNDYLFRVNGQVLVFDGYLRVYSYEETKNASLPRLSEGDTLALVDVEPQQHFTQPPARYSEAKLIKEMEELGIGRPSTYAQTMETLKNRGYVTLEDKKFKPTDQGILTSEKLAEFFSEFINVEYTAEMENNLDEISKGQKVWYDELKVFYDHFMPMLEDAQKNMEKIAPVEIGEECPECGSPLVIRRGRYGEFVACSGYPTCKYIKKETKEEAAPVSTGVKCPKCEKGEIVEKKTRRGKVFYGCNQYPSCDYALWHKPVDKKCPKCDSLLVVKGKKNEIQCPNKECDYKEE; this is encoded by the coding sequence ATGGGGAAAAATTTAGTAATTGTAGAGTCGCCTGCTAAAGCTAAAACGATTGAAAACTACTTAGGATCAGATTATGTGGTTCTATCAAGCGTTGGTCATATTCGAGATTTAGCAACGACAGGTCCAGGAGGTTTAGGTGTGGATGTTGAAGACCACTTTAAACCCAACTATAAAAACGTAACAGGAAAATCAAAGGTCATTAAAGAATTAAAACAAGCAGCTAAAAATTCAGATGCTGTTTACCTCGCAACTGACCCCGACCGCGAGGGAGAGGCGATTAGTTGGCATTTAGCAGATGTTTTAGGACTTGATGTTGATTTAGAGCGTCGAGTAGTATTTAATGAGATTACAAAAGATGCGATTTTAGAAGCATTCAAACATCCACGTGCGATTGATATGGATTTGGTTCGCTCTCAAGAAAGTCGTCGTATTTTAGACCGCATTATTGGATTTAAATTAAGTAAGTTATTACAAAGTAAAATCAAAAGTAAAAGTGCGGGACGAGTTCAATCAGTAGCATTGAAGTTAATTGTTGAACGTGAGAAAGAAATTCAAAAATTCGTTAGTGAAGAATACTGGTCAGTTCATGCTATGTTTGAGCGGGAAAGTGCAAAAATTGAAGCAGAATTAGTAAAGAAAGCTAATAAGAAGATTTCAATTGCGAATGAAGATGAAGTCAAAGCCATCTTAGCTGAATTAAGTGATCCTTATGTAGTCGAAAAGGTTGAAAAGAAAAATAAATCAAAACAACCGAAGTTACCATTTATCACTTCAACTCTTCAACAAGAAGCCGCAAGTAAATTAGGTTATAATGCGAAGAAGACAATGACGATTGCTCAAAAATTATACGAAGGGGTTAATATCGGTTCCGAAACCGTCGGATTAATTACGTATATGCGTACCGACTCGACTCGTTTAGCTGATAACTTCGTCGATGCAACTAAGTCATTTATTAAACAAAATTATGGTGCGAACTATGTTAAAACAGGAAGTACAAATGCGAAGAAAGTTAAAAATGCACAAGAAGCGCATGAGGCTATTCGCCCATCATCAGTCGCGCGTACACCAGAAGAGATGAAACCTTATTTAAAACGTGATGAACTGCGTTTATATAAACTCATTTGGGAACGTGCTGTTGCGAGCTTAATGAAAAGTGCAACAGTTGAAGCGACAACGATTGAAGTTCGCTCAAATGATTACTTATTCCGCGTTAACGGTCAAGTGCTAGTGTTTGATGGATATTTACGTGTCTATAGCTATGAAGAAACAAAAAATGCATCTTTACCACGTTTAAGTGAAGGGGATACGTTAGCGTTAGTTGATGTTGAACCACAACAACATTTTACTCAACCACCTGCTCGTTATAGCGAAGCGAAATTAATTAAGGAAATGGAAGAGTTAGGGATTGGACGTCCATCGACTTATGCACAAACAATGGAGACGTTAAAAAATCGAGGTTACGTGACACTTGAGGATAAAAAGTTTAAGCCAACGGATCAAGGAATTTTAACAAGTGAGAAATTAGCTGAATTCTTCTCTGAGTTTATTAATGTGGAGTATACTGCAGAGATGGAAAATAATTTAGATGAAATTTCAAAGGGACAAAAAGTTTGGTACGATGAATTAAAAGTCTTTTACGATCATTTTATGCCAATGCTTGAAGATGCTCAAAAAAATATGGAGAAAATTGCTCCAGTTGAAATTGGGGAGGAATGTCCAGAATGTGGTAGTCCACTTGTCATTCGTCGTGGGCGTTACGGTGAGTTTGTCGCATGTAGTGGCTATCCGACATGTAAGTATATTAAAAAGGAAACAAAAGAAGAGGCTGCACCCGTTTCGACAGGAGTTAAATGTCCGAAATGTGAAAAAGGTGAAATCGTTGAAAAGAAAACACGCCGTGGAAAAGTCTTCTATGGATGTAATCAATATCCAAGCTGTGATTATGCACTTTGGCATAAACCAGTTGATAAGAAATGTCCAAAATGCGATAGCTTGTTAGTCGTTAAAGGGAAGAAAAATGAAATTCAATGTCCGAATAAGGAATGTGACTATAAAGAAGAATAA
- a CDS encoding DNA-processing protein DprA: MELREKLIALSVLKNGNWFKMYDVLKDDIKLKQITQEQVTQAKLKLGESKVLTVLDEEYPSLFKEMIRPPFVLYYQGDLMLLKKKKIGVMGNRRPSAYGMESCKAIVGNLLSQDVAIVGNLQLGIDAIAHLLSVRSGKTIALLSSGFLHVYPQENFELYKRIARDHLVMTEYPPHVYPSAPQFYRAHQLVQELSEVMVVIEAVKEDKRLKLAQQLVEEGKVVYALPAPYNSIHSEGSLNLIKNGAYCLTHYQDVLNMLDWVHSEE; the protein is encoded by the coding sequence ATGGAATTACGAGAAAAATTAATTGCATTAAGTGTTTTAAAAAATGGTAATTGGTTTAAAATGTATGATGTTTTAAAAGATGATATTAAGTTGAAGCAAATCACACAAGAGCAAGTGACACAAGCTAAGTTAAAATTAGGAGAAAGCAAAGTATTAACGGTGTTAGATGAGGAGTATCCATCCCTTTTCAAAGAGATGATTCGTCCGCCGTTTGTGTTGTATTATCAAGGTGATTTGATGCTATTAAAGAAGAAAAAAATAGGAGTGATGGGGAATCGTAGGCCCTCCGCTTATGGAATGGAATCATGTAAAGCCATTGTTGGAAATTTGTTATCACAGGATGTCGCTATTGTAGGAAATTTACAACTTGGAATCGATGCTATTGCCCATTTGTTGTCGGTTAGAAGTGGAAAAACCATTGCCCTTTTATCGTCGGGCTTTTTACATGTCTATCCGCAAGAAAACTTTGAGCTTTATAAACGGATTGCTCGAGATCATCTGGTGATGACTGAATATCCACCACATGTTTATCCAAGTGCACCTCAGTTTTATCGAGCTCATCAATTGGTGCAAGAATTAAGTGAGGTGATGGTCGTTATTGAAGCGGTCAAAGAAGATAAGCGCTTAAAACTTGCGCAACAGCTAGTCGAGGAGGGAAAAGTGGTTTATGCTCTACCAGCTCCGTATAACTCTATTCATTCTGAAGGAAGTTTAAACTTAATTAAGAATGGCGCTTATTGTTTGACACATTATCAGGACGTTCTTAATATGTTAGATTGGGTGCATAGTGAAGAGTAA
- a CDS encoding ribonuclease HII has translation MMEKYTVDEIKKILQQDVVDEAFVERLKSDERSGVQKLVKQYENKMQKEYDEFQKFITMSIYENELRYSGVELIAGIDEVGRGPLAGPVIAAAVVLPADCWLFGIDDSKKLSEAKRLYFYEEIKKHAISIGVGICTSEEIDRLNIYEATKVAMERAIAKMDPKPQHLLLDAMTLPNVNIPQTPIIKGDSKSVSIAAASIIAKVTRDAYMKRLGQKYPAYGFERHVGYGTKEHLKAIEENGIISEHRQSFEPIRSKF, from the coding sequence ATGATGGAAAAGTATACGGTAGATGAAATAAAAAAAATATTACAACAAGATGTAGTTGATGAAGCTTTTGTTGAACGATTAAAATCCGATGAACGTAGTGGTGTTCAAAAGCTTGTTAAACAATATGAAAATAAAATGCAAAAGGAATATGACGAATTCCAAAAATTTATTACCATGTCGATTTATGAAAATGAGCTTCGCTATAGTGGTGTTGAACTGATTGCAGGTATCGATGAGGTAGGACGTGGACCGTTAGCTGGGCCCGTCATTGCAGCAGCTGTCGTTTTACCAGCTGATTGCTGGTTATTTGGAATTGATGATTCGAAAAAGTTATCAGAAGCTAAGCGTTTATATTTTTATGAAGAAATAAAAAAACATGCGATCAGTATTGGCGTTGGAATTTGTACCAGTGAAGAGATTGATCGATTAAATATTTATGAGGCGACTAAAGTAGCAATGGAACGTGCGATTGCAAAAATGGATCCTAAACCGCAGCATTTATTACTAGATGCGATGACGTTACCGAATGTAAATATCCCTCAAACGCCAATTATTAAAGGAGATTCAAAAAGTGTCTCAATTGCTGCAGCAAGTATTATTGCTAAAGTGACACGTGATGCCTATATGAAGCGACTAGGACAAAAATATCCAGCTTATGGATTTGAACGTCATGTTGGTTATGGAACAAAGGAACATTTAAAAGCCATTGAAGAAAATGGAATTATTTCAGAGCATCGTCAATCTTTTGAACCGATTCGCTCAAAATTTTAG
- the ylqF gene encoding ribosome biogenesis GTPase YlqF: protein MTVQWFPGHMAKARRQIQEKLQLVDIVYELLDARIPYSSSNPMMNEIIKHKPKLIILNKADIADPNVTQQWLNYFKQKGQPVITIDALHQNAIKHITEASKEILKEKFEKEKAKGLRPRPIRAMILGIPNVGKSTLTNNLAKRKAAQTGDRPGVTKAQQWIKVEKELELLDTPGVLWPKFEEKRVGYNLAVTGAIKDTILHLDDIILYALDYLIAHYPDRLVERYNLSGQFEDKVAVLDEIGQKRGFLQSGGYVDYDKVYEILLREIRSVKLGRLSFELPSDIPTSEEK from the coding sequence ATGACAGTACAATGGTTTCCAGGGCATATGGCAAAAGCCCGTCGTCAAATTCAAGAAAAATTACAATTAGTTGATATCGTTTATGAGTTGCTAGATGCACGTATTCCATATTCATCGAGTAATCCAATGATGAATGAAATTATTAAACATAAACCGAAATTAATCATTTTAAATAAAGCGGATATTGCAGATCCTAATGTCACACAACAATGGTTAAATTATTTTAAACAAAAAGGTCAACCCGTCATTACGATTGATGCGCTTCATCAAAATGCCATCAAGCACATTACGGAAGCTTCAAAAGAAATCCTAAAAGAGAAGTTTGAAAAAGAAAAAGCGAAAGGATTACGTCCGCGTCCAATTCGTGCGATGATTTTAGGAATTCCTAACGTTGGGAAATCAACGCTAACTAATAATCTAGCGAAACGTAAAGCGGCACAAACTGGAGATCGTCCAGGGGTTACAAAAGCACAACAATGGATTAAAGTTGAAAAAGAATTAGAATTATTAGATACACCAGGAGTATTATGGCCAAAGTTTGAAGAAAAACGTGTAGGTTATAATTTAGCTGTTACTGGTGCCATTAAAGATACGATTTTACATTTAGATGATATTATTTTGTATGCTTTAGATTATTTAATTGCACATTATCCAGATCGTTTAGTTGAACGTTATAACTTAAGTGGTCAGTTTGAAGATAAAGTTGCTGTATTAGATGAGATTGGACAAAAGCGTGGATTTTTACAATCAGGTGGCTATGTGGATTATGATAAAGTTTACGAGATTTTACTTCGTGAAATTCGTAGTGTGAAATTAGGACGCTTATCATTTGAGTTACCTAGTGATATTCCAACATCAGAAGAAAAATAA
- the lepB gene encoding signal peptidase I produces MKKVFSEIFDWVKTFVIIFIAVTLIHKYVFTPVKVDGPSMYPTLHDGDSVILWELGYEPEPFDVIVFEYSPDVYYVKRVIGVPGQTVSYHQDQLYIDGEPIEEPYLDEGKLLVSYSGEFTWDFTLQEICQFDPCDVIPEGYYLVLGDNRPHSKDSRHIGLISEDQILGKATWIQWPLSSFGRIE; encoded by the coding sequence ATGAAAAAAGTATTTAGTGAGATTTTTGATTGGGTAAAGACATTTGTTATTATTTTTATTGCCGTAACGCTCATTCATAAATATGTGTTTACTCCAGTAAAAGTAGATGGACCATCCATGTATCCAACGTTGCATGACGGAGATTCTGTTATTTTATGGGAGCTTGGGTATGAGCCTGAGCCATTTGATGTGATTGTTTTTGAATATTCACCAGATGTTTATTACGTGAAACGTGTCATTGGTGTTCCAGGTCAAACTGTCTCATATCATCAAGATCAACTTTATATTGATGGGGAACCGATTGAGGAACCTTATCTTGACGAAGGAAAATTACTCGTTTCTTATAGTGGTGAATTTACTTGGGATTTTACTTTGCAAGAAATTTGTCAATTTGATCCATGTGACGTCATTCCAGAAGGCTATTATTTAGTGCTTGGGGATAATCGTCCGCATAGTAAAGATAGTCGTCATATTGGTTTAATTAGTGAAGATCAGATTCTAGGTAAAGCAACATGGATTCAATGGCCACTATCAAGTTTTGGTCGAATTGAATAG
- the rplS gene encoding 50S ribosomal protein L19: MSQQLINELTQSYLKTDLPEFRAGDNVRVHVRIKEGNRERVQVFEGLVLKRQNGNGISGTFTVRKISFGCGVERTFPLHTPIIEKIEVTRRGKVRRAKLNYIRSLSAKAARIKERR, from the coding sequence ATGAGTCAACAATTAATCAATGAATTAACACAATCATACTTAAAAACAGATTTACCAGAATTCCGCGCAGGAGATAACGTACGTGTACACGTTCGTATCAAAGAGGGTAACCGTGAGCGCGTTCAGGTATTCGAAGGTTTAGTATTAAAACGTCAAAATGGTAACGGAATTAGCGGAACTTTCACAGTTCGTAAGATTTCTTTCGGATGTGGAGTTGAGCGTACATTCCCATTACACACACCAATCATCGAAAAAATCGAAGTTACTCGTCGTGGTAAAGTTCGTCGTGCAAAACTTAACTACATCCGTAGCTTATCAGCTAAAGCTGCTCGTATCAAAGAGCGTCGATAA
- the trmD gene encoding tRNA (guanosine(37)-N1)-methyltransferase TrmD — protein sequence MKIDVLTLFPEMFSGVFNDSILKRAQERGAVELNTVNFRDFSTNKHKKVDDYPYGGGAGMLLAPQPIFDAVESVCQNTKTKPRIILMCPQGERFTQAKAEELAKEEHLIFICGHYEGFDERIREHLVTDELSLGDYVLTGGELAAMVMTDAVVRLLPDVLGKQESHENDSFSMGLLEFPQYTRPVDFRGMMVPPVLTSGNHKEIEKWRHEQSLYRTYTRRPDLLDSRELTDHEKILIEKFKQQS from the coding sequence ATGAAAATTGATGTTTTAACGTTATTTCCAGAAATGTTTTCAGGTGTTTTTAATGACTCGATTTTAAAACGTGCTCAAGAGCGCGGAGCTGTTGAGTTAAATACAGTTAATTTCCGTGATTTCTCAACGAATAAGCATAAAAAGGTTGATGATTATCCGTATGGTGGGGGAGCGGGAATGTTACTAGCTCCACAACCAATTTTTGACGCGGTTGAATCCGTGTGCCAAAACACCAAGACAAAGCCACGTATTATTTTAATGTGTCCACAAGGTGAGCGATTTACGCAAGCTAAAGCAGAGGAGTTAGCGAAAGAAGAGCATTTAATCTTTATTTGTGGTCATTACGAAGGGTTTGATGAGCGAATTCGTGAGCATTTAGTGACGGATGAATTATCATTAGGTGATTATGTTCTAACAGGCGGAGAGTTAGCTGCCATGGTAATGACTGATGCAGTCGTTCGCTTACTTCCAGATGTATTAGGGAAACAAGAGTCTCATGAAAATGATTCATTTTCAATGGGGTTACTAGAATTTCCACAATACACACGTCCTGTTGATTTTAGAGGCATGATGGTTCCACCTGTGCTAACGTCAGGAAATCATAAAGAGATTGAGAAGTGGCGTCATGAACAGTCGTTATATCGCACGTATACACGTCGACCTGATTTGTTAGACAGTCGTGAATTAACCGATCATGAAAAAATATTAATTGAAAAATTTAAACAACAATCATAA
- the rimM gene encoding ribosome maturation factor RimM (Essential for efficient processing of 16S rRNA), giving the protein MDFLQVGKIVNTHALQGEVKVVSNSDFKEDRFKKGSQLVIDFNGEYVDVTVATHRVHKGADLLKFKHLNSINDVEKYKGCALLVSADDLEELDENEFYYFEIIGCQVVTTDGETIGEISEILETGANDVWVVKRPGQKDALIPYIEDVVKAVDIETKQVTIQVLEGLL; this is encoded by the coding sequence ATGGATTTTTTACAAGTTGGAAAAATCGTCAACACTCATGCTTTACAAGGTGAAGTGAAAGTTGTTTCAAATAGTGATTTTAAAGAGGATCGTTTTAAAAAAGGAAGTCAATTAGTGATTGATTTTAATGGAGAATATGTGGATGTGACAGTGGCAACGCATCGCGTTCATAAAGGAGCCGACTTATTAAAATTTAAACATTTAAATTCTATTAATGATGTTGAAAAGTATAAAGGATGTGCATTATTAGTTTCAGCAGATGATTTAGAAGAATTAGATGAAAATGAATTCTATTACTTTGAAATTATCGGATGTCAAGTCGTAACGACGGATGGAGAAACAATCGGAGAGATTAGTGAAATTTTAGAAACAGGTGCAAATGATGTTTGGGTCGTTAAACGTCCTGGACAAAAAGATGCCTTAATTCCTTATATTGAAGATGTAGTTAAAGCGGTCGATATCGAGACGAAACAAGTAACAATTCAAGTGTTAGAAGGGTTATTATAA
- a CDS encoding CPBP family intramembrane glutamic endopeptidase: MNLRQAKSTLLIFTYIFVMFLLPTISFHLLATFCTNDVDIQVFANLISYIVLVIVSIAFFGRELAEQFKKITSIKHFIKGVAISWCLLFVASYVSGMIVIFFTQSAESSINQQVITNLMEFHPILMASMTILCAPLAEEVVFRFTIMRGLLKHPWLGIFLSSFLFGMIHVISAGDFIYIIQYMAMGIALGYTYYRHQNIWYSIGVHAVQNFISTVLVFITLFLT, encoded by the coding sequence ATGAATTTACGTCAAGCAAAGTCAACCTTATTAATCTTTACTTATATCTTTGTGATGTTTTTATTACCAACGATTTCATTTCACTTATTAGCCACATTTTGCACAAACGATGTAGATATTCAAGTGTTTGCAAACTTAATTTCTTATATCGTTTTAGTCATTGTTTCCATCGCATTCTTTGGTCGTGAGCTAGCTGAACAATTTAAAAAAATTACTTCCATTAAACACTTCATAAAAGGAGTTGCAATTAGTTGGTGTCTTTTATTTGTAGCGTCATACGTTTCAGGTATGATTGTCATCTTCTTTACCCAATCAGCTGAGTCATCAATCAATCAACAAGTCATTACGAATCTTATGGAATTCCATCCTATTTTAATGGCAAGTATGACGATTTTATGTGCCCCTCTAGCCGAAGAAGTTGTTTTCCGCTTTACTATTATGCGAGGGCTTCTTAAACATCCATGGCTCGGAATCTTCCTAAGTAGTTTCTTATTTGGAATGATTCACGTCATTAGTGCAGGAGATTTCATCTATATTATTCAATACATGGCGATGGGGATTGCATTAGGATATACCTATTATCGTCATCAAAATATTTGGTATTCAATTGGTGTACACGCTGTACAAAACTTCATTTCAACCGTATTAGTTTTTATCACCTTATTTTTAACTTAA